One Mercurialis annua linkage group LG3, ddMerAnnu1.2, whole genome shotgun sequence DNA window includes the following coding sequences:
- the LOC126673149 gene encoding polygalacturonase At1g48100-like, protein MTLPLLLLCFTILFTPMQSKKFHILSKISLPPFSAPTPSPSYFTNSPDPEPEIRVFDVMSFGAIGDGVSDDTQAFKMAWDTACSSSELSNILVPSHYHFLIQPTIFTGPCNSDLVFQIDGTIMPPDGPESWPRNMNKRQWLVFYKISGMLMKGGGVIDGRGEKWWDLPCKPHKAINGTTSPGPCDSPVAMRFFMSSNLTVQGLKVKNSPQFHFRFDNCQNIHIEMLNIKAPSSSPNTDGIHIENTNNVNIHNSVVSNGDDCVSIGAGCHNVDIRNITCGPSHGISIGSLGIRNSRACVSNITVTDSVIKHSDNGVRIKTWQGGYGSVTNVKFHNIHMDTVRNPVNIDQYYCMTKNCSNQTSAVYISDISYTNIKGTYDVRSPPLHLACSDSVPCSNLILSEIELLPAKGQFLADPFCWNAYGATETLTIPPVSCLLEGISPFADQNTVDQCRVNLNVH, encoded by the exons ATGACATTGCCTTTACTTTTATTGTGTTTTACAATCTTATTTACTCCAATGCAGTCCAAAAAATTTCACATTCTCTCTAAAATTTCGTTACCGCCTTTTTCGGCTCCTACCCCTAGTCCAAGTTATTTCACAAATTCTCCTGATCCTGAACCTGAAATTAGAGTTTTTGATGTAATGTCATTTGGTGCTATTGGTGATGGTGTTTCTGATGATACGCAAGCTTTTAAAATGGCTTGGGACACTGCCTGTAGTTCGAGTGAATTATCAAATATTCTCGTTCCTTCTCATTACCATTTCTTGATACAACCTACTATTTTTACTGGACCTTGTAATAGTGACCTTGTGTTTCAG ATTGATGGAACCATAATGCCACCTGATGGTCCTGAATCATGGCCAAGAAATATGAACAAGAGGCAATGGCttgtgttttataaaattagtggAATGTTAATGAAAGGAGGAGGAGTTATTGATGGAAGAGGAGAAAAATGGTGGGATCTTCCATGCAAGCCTCACAAA GCGATCAATGGAACAACATCTCCTGGTCCTTGTGATAGCCCAGTT GCCATGAGGTTTTTCATGAGCTCAAATTTAACAGTACAAGGACTAAAAGTGAAGAACAGTCCACAATTTCATTTCAGGTTTGATAATTGTCAAAACATTCACATAGAAATGCTTAACATTAAAGCACCATCTTCAAGTCCTAATACAGATGGGATTCACATAGAGAACACAAACAATGTCAATATACACAATTCAGTCGTTTCCAATG GAGATGACTGTGTATCAATTGGAGCTGGTTGCCATAATGTTGATATAAGAAACATAACTTGTGGTCCAAGCCATGGAATAAG CATTGGCAGTCTCGGGATTCGCAACTCGCGAGCCTGCGTGTCGAACATAACAGTAACTGATTCAGTGATCAAGCATTCTGATAATGGTGTGAGGATAAAAACATGGCAAGGAGGTTACGGTTCAGTAACGAATGTCAAATTCCATAATATTCATATGGACACGGTTCGAAATCCAGTGAATATAGATCAGTACTATTGCATGACAAAGAATTGCAGCAACCAGACAAGTGCAGTTTatatttctgatatttcttACACAAACATCAAAGGAACATATGATGTTAGAAGTCCACCTTTGCACTTGGCTTGTAGTGATTCAGTTCCTTGCTCTAATCTTATATTATCAGAGATAGAGCTGCTTCCTGCTAAAGGGCAATTTCTTGCCGATCCGTTCTGCTGGAACGCATATGGAGCGACTGAGACACTAACTATCCCACCGGTTTCTTGCTTACTTGAAGGCATCTCACCGTTCGCCGATCAGAACACCGTCGATCAGTGTAGAGTAAATTTGAATGTACATTAG
- the LOC126673155 gene encoding uncharacterized protein LOC126673155, translated as MGSEGPQSVTIHVTGFKKFHGVSENPTETIVSNLEEYMKRKGMPKGVILGSCSILETAGQGAILPLLQTLQIATNSKDSESSNPGRVIWLHFGVNSGATRFAIEHQAVNEATFRCPDEMGWKPQKVPIIPSDGGITRARQTTLPVEEITKALLSKGYEVMTSDDAGRFVCNYVYYHSLRFAEQNENKSLFVHVPLFLTINEEIQMQFAASLLEVLASLY; from the exons ATGGGGTCTGAAGGGCCTCAATCTGTAACAATTCATGTGACTGGATTTAAAAAATTCCATGGAGTTTCGGAGAATCCAACCGAGACAATTGTCAGTAATCTCGAAGAGTATATGAAGAGAAAAGGCATGCCAAAAGGTGTGATATTGGGAAGTTGTAGCATTCTTGAAACTGCAGGACAAGGAGCTATTTTACCCCTTCTTCAGACATTGCAAATTGCAACAAACTCGAAGGATTCGGAATCTTCAAACCCCGGAAGAGTTATTTGG CTACATTTTGGTGTTAATAGTGGGGCAACAAGATTTGCTATTGAACACCAAGCCGTTAATGAAGCTACGTTTAGGTGTCCTGATGAAATGGGATGGAAACCACAG AAAGTACCCATTATTCCATCTGATGGTGGAATTACGCGAGCGCGTCAG ACGACTCTTCCTGTTGAGGAAATTACAAAGGCCCTGTTAAGTAAAGGCTACGAGGTGATGACTTCTGATGATGCTGGCCGATTTGTTTGCAACTACGTTTACTATCATTCCCTACGCTTTGCGGAACAAAATGAGAACAAGTCGCTATTCGTGCATGTCCCTCTTTTCTTGACTATAAATGAGGAGATCCAAATGCAATTTGCTGCTTCCTTATTGGAGGTTCTTGCTTCTTTATATTAG